Genomic window (Candidatus Eisenbacteria bacterium):
GCGCACCATCTACACCCAGTACGTGCCACGCGACGACGTGGACTCGTATGCGCTGTACGCACCCGAATTGAAGAAGACGGAGCCCGAAAAGGCCAGGACCATCGAGAAGAACTGGAAGGAGAAGGTGGGCACGTGGAAGCTGCCCGAGCTGCTGACGCACGCGAAGAAGGAGCAGGAGCGCTCCGCGTGGAAGCCGGCCTTCCGAAGTGAATTCTACTCCGAGACGCGCAATCACCCGGTGTTCCTGGGTGACCTGCCGCCCGTGGGAGACCTGGCCTTCATCGCCCTCGACGACACCTGGCAGCCGGTCTTGTCGATGTTAAGATCCCTCGAGCGGGGGCCGTAAACTCCCCCGGGGACGGTCCCTGCGGCCGACCGCCCCCCGCCCCCGGGGCCGAGGGGGGGTTGCTTCCGGGCGCCTCCCCGAATCGGGCCGCACGCCCAGACTCCTCGCGCACCCGCGCGCCCCTGGAGCCCGCAGCATGCATAGGGATCCGACCCTTCCGTCCGAATCGTCCCTGGACCTGTCTTCGCAGATCGACGAGCTTCGCCGCACCCGGGCCGAGCTGGAGCAGGGTGGCTGGGCCACCGAGGCGTTCCACGCCATCTCGGAAGGCATGACCTTCGAGACAGGGGCCGGTTTCTTCCGCACCCTGGTGTCGAGCCTCGCCCGAGCCATCCAGGCGGACTTCGCGCTCGTGGGCGAGCTGATCCCCGGATCTCCGGCCCGGGTGCGCACGCTGTCGCTGTTCGCGGACGGCCAGCACCTCGAGGACATGACCTACGAGCTGGCCGGCTCCCCCTGCGAGACCGTGGTCGGCAAGAAGGTCTGCTCCTACGCCTCCGGAGTCGCCGACCTGTTCCCCGCGGACACGTTGCTGCGCGAGATCGGCGTCGAGGGCTACGTGGGCGTGCCGCTGTTCGACTCCCACGACACCCCCCAGGGGATTATGGTGGCGCTGTTCCGCCGGCCGCTGGCGCAACCCGCGCGCGCGGAGGCGGTGATGCAGGTCTTCTCCACGCGCACCGCCGCCGAGATGGAGCGCATGCGCACGCACGCCGCGCTGTGCGAGAGCGAGGCCCTGCTGCGCGCCACGCTGGAGGCCACCGCCGACGGCATCCTGGTGGTGGACCGGGACCGCTTCGTCACCAGCGTCAACTCCCGCTTCCTGGATATGTGGCGCATCCCGCGCACCATCCTCGCCAACAAGGCGCGGGTGGCGGACGCGGAGCTGCTCTCCCGCGTAGGGGACGACCTGAAGGACCCGGCCGCGTTCGTGGCGCGGGTCGAGGAGCTGTACGCCAGCGCCGAGCCCGACTTCGACACCATCCACTTCCGAGACGAGCGCGTGTTCGAGCGCTACTCCTGCCCGCTGATGCGCGACGGCGAGATCGCCGGGCGGGTGTGGAGCTTCCGCGACGTCACCTCGCGCCGCAGGGCCGAGGAGGAGCGCCGGCGGATCGAGACGCAGATGCTCAAGACCCAGAAGCTCGAGAGCCTGGGTGTGCTGGCCGGCGGCATCGCGCACGACTTCAACAACCTGCTGACCACGATCCTGTGCAACGCCGACATGGCCGCGGCCACCACCGCTCCGTCCACCCGGACTCACGACCACCTGCGGGAGGTCATCGCCGCCTCGCAGCGCGCGGCGGGCCTGTGCCGGCAGATGCTGGCCTACGCGGGCGGCGGCACGATCGTCAAGCGCCCCCTGGACGTCAGCGCGACCGCCCGCGAGCTGGCCGGGATCCTGGACGTGTCGGTGTCGAAGAAGGCCACGTTCCGCCTGGAGTTGGGAGAGGACCTGCCCGCGGTTCTGGGCGACGGCGCGCAACTGGGCCAGGTGATGATGAACCTGATCCTCAACGCCTCGGAGGCCCTGGAGGGCGATCCGGGGGTGATCTCGGTGGCCACGCACCGGCAGGATTGCGGCCGGGCGGCTCTCGAGGCGGCGGGGCTCGCGGACAAGCTGCGCGAAGGCGTGTACGTGGTCCTGGAAGTGTCAGACTCCGGCCGGGGCATGGACGCGGCCACCCTGGAGCGCATCTTCGACCCGTTCTTCAGCACCAAGTTCACCGGGCGCGGACTGGGCCTGGCGGCGGTGCAGGGCATTGTGCACGCGCACGACGGCGCGGTGCACGTGGAGAGCCGCCCGGGCGAGGGCACCACGTTCCGGGTGTACCTGCCCGCGTGCGGCG
Coding sequences:
- a CDS encoding response regulator codes for the protein MHRDPTLPSESSLDLSSQIDELRRTRAELEQGGWATEAFHAISEGMTFETGAGFFRTLVSSLARAIQADFALVGELIPGSPARVRTLSLFADGQHLEDMTYELAGSPCETVVGKKVCSYASGVADLFPADTLLREIGVEGYVGVPLFDSHDTPQGIMVALFRRPLAQPARAEAVMQVFSTRTAAEMERMRTHAALCESEALLRATLEATADGILVVDRDRFVTSVNSRFLDMWRIPRTILANKARVADAELLSRVGDDLKDPAAFVARVEELYASAEPDFDTIHFRDERVFERYSCPLMRDGEIAGRVWSFRDVTSRRRAEEERRRIETQMLKTQKLESLGVLAGGIAHDFNNLLTTILCNADMAAATTAPSTRTHDHLREVIAASQRAAGLCRQMLAYAGGGTIVKRPLDVSATARELAGILDVSVSKKATFRLELGEDLPAVLGDGAQLGQVMMNLILNASEALEGDPGVISVATHRQDCGRAALEAAGLADKLREGVYVVLEVSDSGRGMDAATLERIFDPFFSTKFTGRGLGLAAVQGIVHAHDGAVHVESRPGEGTTFRVYLPACGGDVATVEDSRPATPGEPAHRTILVVDDEESIRLSGQMALEALGYRVFLAANGREAVETFRAQAGAIDGVLLDLTMPEMDGRETFHELRRLRPDVRVVLATGYAAQDVARGFTEDRLAGFIQKPYRPAELAEVMARALAA